TTGTGTGGGTACGCCGGCGGTCGGCTCTTGCCTGCCGTCGATCAGCGGCCCCTGTCTAGCGCCGGATCGCCATTGCTTTTATGTCACTTTGACGAAACATTTGTGACACATTAAGCGACTGAAATTGCTTAATTAAATCAGATGGCTCACAGTTCGCGGCTGACTATATGTCAGAATTTGACGGTAAATGTCGTACCCTTACCGACTTCGGACTTCACGACGAGGCGGGCGCGATGGCGCGTGAGGATGTGCTTGGCGATCGCAAGACCAAGACCCGTACCCTTTTTTGAGCGGCTTGCTTCTACATTGACGCGATAGAAGCGCTCGGTGATGCGCGGGACATGCTCGGGTGGGATACCCGGGCCGTAATCCGTGACAGCCACTTCGGGATGCTCGGCGTCGGCGACCAAAAACCGTACGTCGACCCGCTTGCCCTCCTGGCCGTATTTGCAGGCGTTCTCGATCAGGTTCTCGAATACCTCGATCAGTTCGTCCCGATCGCCGGTGACCTCGACGGCCCGGTCCGGCAGGTCGAGCGCAATCTCCACACCCAGCTCTGCAGCAAACGGCTGGAGGCTGTCACGCACATGGCCGAGCAGCGGTCCAAGATCGACCGTCTGGTCCGGCGCAATGTTCGACTTCAACTCCAGCCGGGACAGGGAGAGGAGATCATCGACGAGGCGGCTCATCCGCGTCGCCTGCTCATGCATGATGCCGAGGAAGCGTTCCTGCGCCTTCTCGTCGCCCTTTGCCGGCCCCTGCAAGGTTTCAATGAAGCCACGCAACGAAGCGAGCGGCGTGCGCAGTTCGTGGCTGGCATTGGCAACGAAATCGGATCGCATACGGTCGATCCGTCGCGCCTGCGAGACATCGCGAAACGAAATCAGGAAGTAGCGCCCGCCACCAAGGCGCGGACCGAGCGCCTGCATGGGGGCGGCACGCACGATGTAGACCGTTTCGGAGGGCAGCCGTTCCGAATGCTCGATCTCCTTCGCCTGCCCGGTCGCGATCACCTCGCGCGCCATGTCCAGGATTCCGGGCGCGCGGATGCGGCCTGCGAGATCGGCGTTGCGCGGAATCGGGCCGAAGAGGACCGTGGCGGCCCGGTTCTGCAATCTGACCGTCTCGTCGGCCGTAACGACCAGCACGGGCATATCCAGTGCATCGATCAGGGCGGCAATCGCCGATAGACTGTCGGCGGCGTCTGCGTCCAGACGCGCAGCACTTGCAGGTACGGCAGTGGTGCGCCCTTCGAGCCGTTCGGCCCGCGCGAACCCGGCGAGTACCAGCAGTACGGATGCAAAGACCACCCAGCCAGCCGGCACACCGCCCATCCACATCAGGGAAGCAGTGAAAAGGACCGCAGCGAGAAGCACGCGCTCGTCCCACAGCTGCGCCAACAGCCACCGGATCGTGGATCCGCGCTCCTCCACCAGAATTCCCTTCCTCACCTTCATTGCCATGCTCCCCAATTGCCTCTGCAACGGGTAGCGATAGCGTGATTTCATGACATGTTTTTCACGGTGCGCTTGAAATCGCAATGCGGATATGGCCTCCTCGCCTTTCCACCGAGCAGAGGACCCGCGGCATGGTGACATTTCCCGACATCAAGCCTGCGGAGATCGCGATCGGCGGCAAGAAGCGCTCGTTCGACGTGGATGACTCGAAGCTTCCAGACTGGGTCGATGAGAACGCCCTGTCATCCGGCGGCTATCCCTATGAAAAGAAACTCGACAAGGACGAATACAACGACGCCTTGGAGAAGCTGCAGATCGAACTCGTCAAGGTGCAGTATTGGCTGCAGGCGACGGGTAAACGCGTGATCGCTGTCTACGAAGGGCGCGACGCCGCCGGCAAGGGTGGCACCATCTTCGTCACCCGCGCCTACATGAACCCGCGTTCGGCACGCGTGGTGGCGCTCGCCAAGCCGACCGAGAGCGAACAGGGTCAATGGTATTACCAGCGCTACGTGACGCAATTTCCGACAGCTGGCGAGTTCGTCCTGTTCGACCGCTCATGGTACAATCGCGCCGGCGTCGAACCAGTTATGGGCTTCTGCACGCCCGCGCAATATGAAACGTTCCTCGAAGAGACCCCACATTTCGAGCGGATGGTGCTCAATGACCGCATCTTTTTCTTCAAGTTCTGGCTCGACATCGGCCGGGAGATGCAGATCAAGCGTTTCCACGACCGCCGCCATGACCCGCTGAAGACTTGGAAACTCTCGGCGATGGACATCGCGGCCCTGAACAAGTGGGACGACTACACCGAAAAGCGCGACCGGATGCTGAACAAGACCCACACCGAGCGCGCGCCCTGGACCGTGGTGCGGGCGAACGACAAGCGGCGCGCCCACCTCAACGCCATCCGCCACATTCTCGATCGGATCGACTACGACGGGAAGGACCGCAAGGCGATCGGTGAGATCGACACCAAGATCCTCGGCAGTGGGCCGAAGTTCTTAAAATAGGTGCACCCGACCAATTCTGCGTCGTGTCCGAAGGCTCAGCCCCGAGCGTTGATCATTCGCCCGGCAGGACGCGAATGGCGAAGAGATTGACCCCTGCCCCGCCGCCGGCAACATCGCTGTTGATAAACAGGCGGCCTGCCTCGTTCGGCGAGAGGGTGCGGTCGAAGGTCACCTGGAACAGCAGGTCGGTGCGATCCGAAACGGCGAAGCGATGACGATCGCAATCGCCGAGTGCCGCGAAGTCGCATTCGACTGAAACCTGGACTGGATTGCCGCTTTCGGGTTCGACCGTCAGGGCAATGGTCGAGGTCTTGCCCGCCATGGCCCGCAGCACGTCGGGCTCGACCGAAACCGCCACGGCGCCGTTACGATCCGCAACCTGCGAGACGAGCCGGACCGCCGGTCCCTCATCCGTGCTGACGGGCTCAAACCGGCCCTTGGCCCCGGCGGAGAGCGCGCTTGTCTTGCCCGGATTGAAAACCTCCCGCCAGTCGGCGGAAAAGGTGTTTTGCGTGTCGAGCGCTTCCTTGATCGGATCGCTCCCGGAAAAATCCTCTCCGCGCACGGTCTGCGGCGGATTGGCGACGCTGCCGTCGCGCTCGGAGCGCGGCAGCAGTAGGCCGCTGCTTTGCACCCACCAGGCGGCCGTGCCGACCGCGGCAACAAGCGTCGTCACAACAAGCAGGAAGGAAAGCAGCCAACCGCGCCGCTTGGGTGCCTTGGCCATTCGGGGGGAGGCTGCAACGATAGAATCCGCCTGCATGGCGGGTTCGCCGGCTTCGGGCCGAGTCCCTTTGGCGACTGCCCCGAAACCCTCTCCGCGATCCGGCCTGATCTCATCGAGCGTGGGCACCGCGCGGGCCGCCGCAGACGGCTTTCCGCTCGCCAGGCGCGGTTCCGGGCGCACCTGCGGATCCACCGTCCCTGCCCTGTACTCGTTCATCGGCTTTTCGGGCTCGACCGGCGCGCGTTCGATCGGCGGCCGCTGCGCCTTGAGGGCGGCACGCTGCTCGGCTTCGATCTGGCGTATGGTCATTTCCAGGCGATGCCGTTGCGCGGCGATCGCCTCCGGATCATTGATCTCCTGCTTTCGCAGGCCCGCTTCGAGCGCATTGCGCGCCGACTGATAGATCCGCGCACGCGTCTCGGGGTTGTTGGTTTCGGCACGCGCCAACGCGTTCCTGATGGCCTGTTCCAGTCCGCTCACATTGCCTCCTCAGGCGGCTTCGCGCAGATCCATCCACGCGGCCCAAACGCGGTCAAGGCGTCTTCGTTTACCGTTGTTAAGAATTCGGTAAACGTTGGCGCCGCGTTCCGCAAGTCTCGGAGCGACCTGCGCGAATCGCGATGGGGAAAACAACTGGCAAGACTCCCATGATCCAGAACCGGGATTTCCCATCCGCTCTAGACAAAAACGATGCCTCGTCGCCTTTTCAAGGCGCGCGAACATTGCTAGGCTTCTTACGTTTTCGTAAACGTTAATGAATTTGGGACCGACCATGACCTTGCCCGCCGTCCTGCGCGACAATCTGCGACTGCCCGTCGTCGCTTCGCCGCTCTTCATCATATCGCATCCCGCGCTAACCCTGGCGCAATGCAAGGCTGGCGTGGTCGGCACGTTCCCAGCACTGAACGCGCGACCGGAATCGCAGCTGGACGAGTGGCTTGCCGAGATTACCGAAGGCCTGCGAGACCATGATGCGAAGCATCCGGACCGCCGCGCGGCGCCGTTTGCCGTCAACCAGATCGTCCACAAGTCCAACAGGCGGCTCGAGCACGACCTGATGATGTGCGTGAAATACAAGGTCCCGATCGTCATCTCGTCGCTGGGGGCAGTGCCGGAGGTCAACGCTGCGATCCACTCCTATGGCGGCATCGTGCTGCACGACGTGATCAACAACCGCCACGCCAATTCCGCCATCCGCAAGGGAGCGGACGGCCTGGTCGCGGTCGCCGCCGGTGCCGGCGGACATGCCGGCACGCTGTCGCCCTTCGCGCTCGTCCAGGAGATCCGCGCGTGGTTCGACGGACCACTGCTGCTGTCGGGCGCTATCGCGACCGGTGGCGCGATCCTCGCCGCCCAGGCTATGGGCGCAGACATGGCCTATATAGGCTCTCCATTTATCGCCACGGCCGAGGCCCGCGCCAGCGACGCCTACAAGCAGGCCATCGTCGACGGCAGCGCGGCAGATATCGTCTATTCGAACTACTTCACCGGCGTCCACGGCAACTACCTCAGGTCATCGATCCGGGCCGCCGGACTGGATCCGGACAACCTGCCCGAGGCAGACCTGAGCAAGATGGATTTCGAGAAGACGGAAAACGGCGCGAAGGCCTGGAAGGACATCTGGGGTTGCGGCCAAGGCATCGGCGCAGTGAAGGAAATTACCACGACTGAAGCACTTGTCGCGCGCCTGGAAGGCGAATACCGGGCCGCCCACGCCCGCCTCGCCGCACTTTGACAGGACCTAAAACCCTACTCGGTTCGAAAAAGCGCCAAATAGCAAACAGATGACTTGAAATCTCCGCGCAATGCGGTTATCAGCCCCACACATTCCGGCCCGCGACACTTCGAGGGCCGATGCGGGCCGCTTTAGCTCAGTCGGTAGAGCACATCATTCGTAATGATGGGGTCACGTGTTCGAGTCACGTAAGCGGCACCATAAAATCAAGCATTTAGCCTGGTTCTTGAATACACACTGAAATCACTAGCAATCAGCCTAGCGGCGGAAATCACGCCCCTGTTTCAGCGCATTTTGATTAGGTTGCGAAAACTAATTACATCTAATACGCTTGCCATGCGAGTTCTACAACCAACTCAGGGGCAGAAGCATGGCACTTCGAGTTTTCGGCACGACGGACGTCGCCAGCGGCGTCCGTGGTAATCTCGGCACGACAGATGACGCAATTGTAGCAGTTGGTGTCGTCGTCGGTTCGACTGACACCGACGCGATAAATGCCACTGGATCCGACCACTCGGTCGTGGTCAACGGGATGGTAACAGGATCCCGCGCTATCGACATTTCATCAATTACAGGCACAAGCACATCCAACAATCACGTGGTCATCAACTCGACGGGCAGCGCCTATGGGTTTGGCTTGGGACGCGCTGCAATTGCCATCGGCGGCACAAATGCCAAGCTCGATAACAGAGGAACAATCTGGGGTGAGGACTTTGGCGTCTTTATCGGTTTCGGGACCGCCGGAGCTACCAAGTCGGTCGTCTTCAATCGTGGAACCATCGAAGCTGATCAGATCGCAATTCTGCGAAGCCCTGGTGGATCGGAAACTCTCGAGATTTTGAACACCGGGCTCATTACATCCGAGGATCGAGCGCTGAAAGGCAGTAATTCGACGGGGATCGTCACCATTACCAACACGGGACGCATTGTTGGCGATATCGATTTCACGGAAGCCGCCGACAGCTACAATGGCACGAGCGGCCGGTTGACGGGAACTATTTTCGGCCGCGCAGGCAGCGACACGCTGCGCGGCGGCATCGACAACGACAAATTCAACGGCGGCACCGATCACGACAAGCTCTATGGCGGCAAAGGCAATGACACGTTGAACGGCGATGCCGGCAACGATTTTCTCCAAGGCGACGACGGCAACGATATTATCGCCGCGGGAGATGGTTTCGACACGATTTATGGCGGCCTTGGGAAGGATACGCTTTCGGGTGGGACCGGCAAGGACACGTTCGTCTTCAAAGGCATCAAGGACAGTACGGTCGATTCATTGGGCCGCGATGTCATCAAGGACTTCTCGCGGGTGGCCGGGGACAGGATCGACCTGAAATCGATTGATTCCAGCATCAAGGCCGGCGGCGATCAGGCTTTCAAATTCATCGGCACGCAGGCGTTCCACAAAACGGCCGGCGAGCTTCGCTATGAGATCAAATCCGGCGACACCTACGTCTCCGGTGACATCAACGGCGACGGCAAAGCCGATTTTTCCATCGTGCTAGACCTAAGCCTTGCGATGAAAGCAACCGATTTCATTCTTTAACACCCCGACGTCGCAGGGTTCGTCGATCGGAAGCCAGAGGCGCGGCGCTTTAGTACCGCGCCCGGCAGCGACGCCCCCGCTCTCCTGAGTATGGTCACCTGGAAGCATGCGGGTCGACCGTCGTTGTTTGCGGTGCAAAAGCTGTCCGCCGGTTCCCTTTGGGCCACTCCCTGAACGTTCGGCGCTTTTCGCGGCCGACCGTGATCGCCCTTACTCGGCCGCTCGCTTCTCGACAACCGGAGCGTTCTCGTCGGTCAGCTCCACCTCGCGTACCCATTCGCGCCAGATGGCGACCAGGAGCGCCATCAACACGGGGCCGATGAAGAGCCCGAGGAAACCCATCGTCTTGACGCCGCCGATCAGGCCGAAGAAGGTCGGAAGGAACGGCAACTTGATCGGGCCACCGACCAGCTTCGGACGCAGCGTCTTGTCGACGATGAAAAGTTCGACTGATCCCCAGAGGAAGAGGGCGACACCGGCAAACGGCGAGCCGCTGGAGATCAGGTAGATCGAGACCAGTGTGAACGAGAGCGGCGCGCCTCCGGGAAAGAGCGCCATCAGGCCGGTCAGAACGCCGAGCGTGACCGCGGAGGGAACGCCGGCGATCCAATAGGCGATGCCGAGCACGATACCCTCGCCGATGGCGATCAGCGTCATACCGGTGACGGTCGAACTGATCGTTGCTGGCACGATGCGGGAGATGCGCCCCCAGCGCATCGGCAGAATGCGCTCGCCGATCCCGTCCACTTGCGCCATGAACGTCTCGCCGTCGCGATAGATGAAGAACAGCGCAATCAGCATGAACAACATCGTTAGCAACAGGTGAAATGCCGCCCCGCTCGCGGCAAGCGCCACGCGGTAGATGTTGCCGATGTTCGCGCCGCTGATGATCTGGGTCAGTTCGCCGATCGCGCCTGGGTGATCCAGGAGGTCCGTCCACTGTTTCGCCATCCACTCACCGACAACCGGAAGGGCGCGGATCCAGTCCGGCACCGGTGCGCCTGTCTTGTTGGTTGCTACCGCCCAGCCGATCCATTCGCGCACCTCCTGGAAGGCGTAGGTAATCGCATACATGAGCGGCACGACGATGAAGCCGAGGATCAGGAGAATGGCGATCGCAGCTGCCAGCGTCCGGCTGTCGCCGATGGCTTGCCGGAGACGGCAGAAGAGCGGCCAGCTCGCCGTGGCGATCACGAGCGCAGCAAGCACCGGAACGACGAAGCCATGGAAGAAATAGATGCCGGCGATGATGATGAGGAAAAGCAGCCAGCGGGCGGCCGAGATCGGGGAGATCAGCGCGACGCTGGTCGGCCGTGCAGATCCGAGCAACCGGGGCTCGGAGCGCATATTGCGCAGTTCGGGCTGATGCACCTATTCCTCCTTGCCGATGCCGCTCGCTGTTTCTTGCGCATTTAGAGCCGCATCGCCTGAATACCGTGATAACAGCGTCTTGTGTCAGGGCAAACAAAACCTTGCGTGCCCGCTATTTTTTTTGCTCCTCTTGCGGTGCAGCCCTCTTGCCGATGCGAACCAATGGAACCACTGATTGCGACCGCTCTTGCCGCACATAGGGGGGATTGCAGGGTTCGTGTCCGGCACAATGGCCGCAGTGCTCATCGGGAGACCGCGATGCATGACAGGGAAAGCAGCCACGTTGGTGCAGCTTCATCAACGCCGTCCGGAGTCGATGCTGTGCCGGAGACAGATATAGCCCCGCCGTTCGGCGGCGTCGTCGGCTGGAGGAAACAGGAGCGGGAAAGGCTGATCGCACAGCGGCTCGCCCATTCGGCTGAAAGTCGCACACGAGCGGCGGCGAGCATCCTTGAGCGACTGCGCGAAGTGGTCGGCGATGTTCGCGGCCGACGTATCAGCCTTTACTGGCCCTTCCGCGGCGAGCCGGATCTGCGGCCCTGGATCGAGGAAATCTGGGCGGGTGGCGGCATGGCGCTGCTGCCGATCGTTGTCGAGAAACGGCAGCCACTGCTTTTCCGCAGTTGGCGACCCGGCGAACGACTGGAACGCGGCGTCTGGAATATCCCGATGCCCGTGGATGGAATTGCGGCCGACCCGGATATCGTGATCGCCCCGGTGGTCGGGTTCGACCCTGCCCGCTACCGACTCGGCTACGGCGGCGGCTTCTTCGATCGCACGCTTGCCGCCTTGCGCGAAAAGCCGTTGGCTATCGGGGTCGGCTACGGCTCGCAGGCGATCGCCACGATCCATCCCCAGCCGCACGACGTTCCCATGGACCAGATCATCACGGCAGATATCCGCTGAGCGGGGCGACAGCACCATGGGCCGGTGGCAGATAGCCTTGCGCAGAACACATGGTCCACTTCGCGCCGCCAAAGCGATCATCGGCGCAGAGCAGACCGATCCGCACTTATGGGCCTTTGTGGAAGTCAGGGCGGCACTTTCAAAACCGCAGTGAAATACCCGCTCTAAACCCGCTTCTTTGAACCATGCTGGCTTGGAGCGTTCAACAGTT
This portion of the Rhizobium sp. ARZ01 genome encodes:
- the phoR gene encoding phosphate regulon sensor histidine kinase PhoR, translated to MKVRKGILVEERGSTIRWLLAQLWDERVLLAAVLFTASLMWMGGVPAGWVVFASVLLVLAGFARAERLEGRTTAVPASAARLDADAADSLSAIAALIDALDMPVLVVTADETVRLQNRAATVLFGPIPRNADLAGRIRAPGILDMAREVIATGQAKEIEHSERLPSETVYIVRAAPMQALGPRLGGGRYFLISFRDVSQARRIDRMRSDFVANASHELRTPLASLRGFIETLQGPAKGDEKAQERFLGIMHEQATRMSRLVDDLLSLSRLELKSNIAPDQTVDLGPLLGHVRDSLQPFAAELGVEIALDLPDRAVEVTGDRDELIEVFENLIENACKYGQEGKRVDVRFLVADAEHPEVAVTDYGPGIPPEHVPRITERFYRVNVEASRSKKGTGLGLAIAKHILTRHRARLVVKSEVGKGTTFTVKF
- the ppk2 gene encoding polyphosphate kinase 2, with protein sequence MVTFPDIKPAEIAIGGKKRSFDVDDSKLPDWVDENALSSGGYPYEKKLDKDEYNDALEKLQIELVKVQYWLQATGKRVIAVYEGRDAAGKGGTIFVTRAYMNPRSARVVALAKPTESEQGQWYYQRYVTQFPTAGEFVLFDRSWYNRAGVEPVMGFCTPAQYETFLEETPHFERMVLNDRIFFFKFWLDIGREMQIKRFHDRRHDPLKTWKLSAMDIAALNKWDDYTEKRDRMLNKTHTERAPWTVVRANDKRRAHLNAIRHILDRIDYDGKDRKAIGEIDTKILGSGPKFLK
- a CDS encoding biotin transporter BioY; this translates as MSGLEQAIRNALARAETNNPETRARIYQSARNALEAGLRKQEINDPEAIAAQRHRLEMTIRQIEAEQRAALKAQRPPIERAPVEPEKPMNEYRAGTVDPQVRPEPRLASGKPSAAARAVPTLDEIRPDRGEGFGAVAKGTRPEAGEPAMQADSIVAASPRMAKAPKRRGWLLSFLLVVTTLVAAVGTAAWWVQSSGLLLPRSERDGSVANPPQTVRGEDFSGSDPIKEALDTQNTFSADWREVFNPGKTSALSAGAKGRFEPVSTDEGPAVRLVSQVADRNGAVAVSVEPDVLRAMAGKTSTIALTVEPESGNPVQVSVECDFAALGDCDRHRFAVSDRTDLLFQVTFDRTLSPNEAGRLFINSDVAGGGAGVNLFAIRVLPGE
- a CDS encoding nitronate monooxygenase family protein, coding for MTLPAVLRDNLRLPVVASPLFIISHPALTLAQCKAGVVGTFPALNARPESQLDEWLAEITEGLRDHDAKHPDRRAAPFAVNQIVHKSNRRLEHDLMMCVKYKVPIVISSLGAVPEVNAAIHSYGGIVLHDVINNRHANSAIRKGADGLVAVAAGAGGHAGTLSPFALVQEIRAWFDGPLLLSGAIATGGAILAAQAMGADMAYIGSPFIATAEARASDAYKQAIVDGSAADIVYSNYFTGVHGNYLRSSIRAAGLDPDNLPEADLSKMDFEKTENGAKAWKDIWGCGQGIGAVKEITTTEALVARLEGEYRAAHARLAAL
- a CDS encoding AI-2E family transporter, with the translated sequence MRSEPRLLGSARPTSVALISPISAARWLLFLIIIAGIYFFHGFVVPVLAALVIATASWPLFCRLRQAIGDSRTLAAAIAILLILGFIVVPLMYAITYAFQEVREWIGWAVATNKTGAPVPDWIRALPVVGEWMAKQWTDLLDHPGAIGELTQIISGANIGNIYRVALAASGAAFHLLLTMLFMLIALFFIYRDGETFMAQVDGIGERILPMRWGRISRIVPATISSTVTGMTLIAIGEGIVLGIAYWIAGVPSAVTLGVLTGLMALFPGGAPLSFTLVSIYLISSGSPFAGVALFLWGSVELFIVDKTLRPKLVGGPIKLPFLPTFFGLIGGVKTMGFLGLFIGPVLMALLVAIWREWVREVELTDENAPVVEKRAAE
- a CDS encoding 5-formyltetrahydrofolate cyclo-ligase; this translates as MPETDIAPPFGGVVGWRKQERERLIAQRLAHSAESRTRAAASILERLREVVGDVRGRRISLYWPFRGEPDLRPWIEEIWAGGGMALLPIVVEKRQPLLFRSWRPGERLERGVWNIPMPVDGIAADPDIVIAPVVGFDPARYRLGYGGGFFDRTLAALREKPLAIGVGYGSQAIATIHPQPHDVPMDQIITADIR